A genomic segment from Alteribacillus bidgolensis encodes:
- a CDS encoding carbon starvation CstA family protein produces the protein MPAIVLAIIGLIVFALGYRYYSKFIAERIYRLDPNYQTPAYQFRDGVDFVPTNKWVLWGHHFTSVAGAAPIVGPAVAVYWGWLPAFLWVVLGTVFAAGVHDFGTLVLSVRNKGQSIGTLAERIIGRRAKLLFLFIILILVLMVNAVFAWVISNLFITFPASVLAVFIQIPLAIWIGYTVNKKGKNMLMPSLVALAVMYAAAVIASTTPALQIDLVSYFGGEEATGLFGLDAVSSAFLIWIAVLMIYVYIASILPVWKLLQPRDYINSHQLVVGLAILYLGLFFTWPTPEVTAPATREVTDVSWFPLLFITIACGAISGFHGLVSSGTSSKQLNKETDARFVGYFGAVGEGTLALVTILAVTTFFASQSDFLSSYESFNTANADGLAHFVGGAGQLATGLGLPAGVAETIVAVIVVSFAATTLDTSVRLMRYIISELGQEYSAPGLTKKHVATSIAVGASALLVLLPGDRGFGSGGYLLWPLFGTSNQLLAGISLLLISIWLRRKGRNFLFTFIPMIFLLFMTMWAMTSQVIFQWSWLGDGDAQILLFVLGAIILAFTVWILLEAIALFRREPPNTDPDND, from the coding sequence ATGCCAGCTATTGTTTTAGCAATTATCGGGTTAATTGTGTTTGCTCTTGGTTATCGTTATTATTCTAAGTTTATAGCAGAGCGTATTTACAGGCTGGATCCTAATTATCAAACACCAGCCTATCAATTCCGGGATGGTGTGGATTTTGTACCGACAAACAAATGGGTGCTCTGGGGCCACCACTTTACTTCTGTTGCTGGAGCAGCGCCCATTGTAGGACCGGCAGTAGCTGTTTATTGGGGATGGCTGCCAGCCTTTTTATGGGTCGTATTAGGGACCGTTTTTGCAGCTGGTGTCCATGATTTTGGGACGCTTGTCCTTTCTGTTCGCAATAAAGGGCAATCGATTGGAACCCTGGCGGAACGTATTATTGGAAGGCGTGCAAAACTGTTATTTTTGTTTATTATTCTAATTTTGGTTCTCATGGTCAACGCAGTATTTGCCTGGGTTATTTCGAATTTATTCATAACATTTCCAGCAAGCGTCCTGGCGGTGTTTATTCAGATACCGCTTGCGATTTGGATCGGTTATACGGTTAATAAAAAAGGAAAAAATATGCTTATGCCATCTCTTGTAGCACTGGCTGTAATGTATGCAGCAGCAGTTATTGCCAGCACTACTCCTGCTTTACAAATCGATTTGGTATCTTATTTTGGTGGAGAAGAAGCAACCGGCTTGTTCGGTTTAGATGCAGTTTCATCGGCATTTTTAATTTGGATTGCTGTCCTCATGATTTATGTTTATATTGCTTCGATTCTTCCGGTTTGGAAGCTTCTCCAGCCGCGTGATTATATTAATTCGCATCAGCTGGTGGTAGGGCTTGCTATTTTGTACCTTGGTTTATTTTTCACGTGGCCGACTCCTGAGGTAACAGCGCCGGCTACACGAGAGGTCACAGACGTCTCTTGGTTCCCGCTTCTCTTTATTACCATAGCCTGTGGGGCAATTTCCGGGTTTCATGGTCTGGTTTCTTCTGGAACCTCATCGAAACAGTTGAATAAAGAAACGGATGCACGTTTTGTTGGTTATTTTGGTGCAGTCGGAGAAGGAACTCTAGCACTTGTAACCATTTTAGCAGTGACCACCTTCTTTGCTTCACAAAGTGATTTTCTATCCAGCTATGAAAGTTTTAATACAGCAAATGCGGATGGACTTGCCCATTTTGTTGGAGGTGCGGGGCAGCTCGCAACCGGGCTTGGTTTACCAGCAGGCGTAGCGGAAACAATTGTAGCAGTAATCGTTGTTAGCTTTGCTGCGACGACACTTGATACCTCTGTACGTTTAATGAGGTATATTATCTCAGAACTCGGACAGGAGTATAGTGCACCTGGCCTTACGAAAAAGCATGTAGCAACAAGTATTGCAGTAGGAGCAAGTGCACTGCTTGTATTACTTCCTGGAGACCGTGGTTTTGGCTCGGGAGGATATTTACTCTGGCCATTATTCGGTACGTCAAATCAGCTCCTTGCGGGTATAAGTTTGCTGCTTATTTCCATTTGGCTTAGAAGAAAAGGACGAAATTTCTTGTTCACCTTTATACCAATGATCTTCTTGCTTTTTATGACGATGTGGGCAATGACAAGTCAGGTCATTTTCCAGTGGTCTTGGTTAGGCGACGGAGATGCACAGATTCTTTTATTTGTGCTAGGAGCTATTATATTAGCATTCACTGTATGGATTTTGCTTGAAGCTATAGCGCTGTTCCGAAGAGAACCACCAAATACTGATCCGGACAATGATTAA
- the megL gene encoding methionine gamma-lyase, which produces MNKNIDTRLIHGNYSCRSYLGSLIPPIFQTSTFSFTSAEEGERRFAGEEDGFVYSRLGNPTVQELEYKIADLENGEEGIAFSSGMAAVSAVLTSVVKTGDHILVSEGIYGCTFGLLQMLKERFNIDFSLVNMDKKETIESLLRPQTKAIYVETPINPTMKLVDLQMISNIAKQHNLFYIVDNTFSSPVLQRPLELGADVVLHSATKYIGGHGDVIAGLAAGSADFISLVRRSSQKDMGGILGPFDAWLLLRGIKTLSLRMNRHSDNAKLLSERLKQHPKIEKVYYPGDPDFPQHSLAALQMDHFGGLISFELKGNKAAAQSFMNRLEMIRIAVSLGDAETLIQHPATMTHAVVPYDTRNKMGISDRLLRLSAGLEAEKDIWQDIEQALDAL; this is translated from the coding sequence ATGAATAAAAATATCGATACCCGCCTGATTCACGGAAATTATTCTTGCCGGTCATACCTCGGTAGTCTCATACCACCAATATTTCAAACTTCTACTTTTTCGTTTACATCTGCTGAGGAAGGAGAAAGAAGGTTTGCCGGAGAAGAAGACGGCTTTGTTTACTCCAGATTAGGAAACCCTACTGTTCAGGAACTAGAATATAAAATAGCTGACCTTGAAAACGGGGAAGAGGGAATAGCATTTAGTTCCGGGATGGCCGCCGTTTCTGCTGTGTTGACCTCGGTTGTAAAAACGGGTGACCATATTCTTGTTTCAGAAGGTATATATGGTTGTACCTTTGGTCTCCTTCAAATGTTAAAAGAACGATTTAATATTGATTTTAGTCTTGTCAATATGGATAAGAAAGAAACCATTGAATCATTATTACGACCGCAAACAAAAGCTATTTACGTAGAAACACCCATTAATCCAACGATGAAATTAGTTGATTTGCAAATGATTAGTAACATTGCCAAGCAGCACAACCTCTTCTATATCGTGGACAACACTTTTTCTTCCCCTGTTCTACAAAGGCCGCTGGAATTAGGAGCAGATGTCGTTTTACACAGTGCCACAAAATACATCGGGGGTCATGGAGATGTAATCGCCGGCCTTGCAGCAGGTAGCGCAGATTTTATATCTCTTGTAAGGCGTTCCTCTCAAAAAGACATGGGAGGTATCCTTGGACCATTTGATGCTTGGCTGCTTTTGCGAGGTATAAAAACCTTGTCTTTACGGATGAATCGTCACTCTGATAACGCCAAATTACTCAGTGAACGATTAAAACAGCATCCAAAAATCGAAAAAGTTTACTATCCCGGCGACCCGGACTTTCCTCAACATTCATTAGCAGCTTTGCAAATGGATCATTTCGGAGGATTAATAAGTTTTGAACTAAAAGGAAACAAAGCAGCAGCTCAGTCGTTTATGAATCGTCTTGAAATGATTCGAATTGCGGTTAGTTTAGGAGATGCAGAAACGTTAATTCAACACCCTGCCACGATGACCCATGCTGTTGTCCCTTACGACACGAGAAACAAAATGGGGATTAGTGATCGCTTATTACGGCTGTCGGCAGGACTTGAAGCAGAAAAAGATATATGGCAGGACATTGAACAAGCTTTGGATGCCTTATAA
- the thiT gene encoding energy-coupled thiamine transporter ThiT produces the protein MQNNRLLIMLEIAFMAGLSIILSYIEFSAPWAMGGSISLVMVPIFIIAFRRGWKAGMMTGFLTGILQILFGAIIVHPIQFILEYPIAYAVLGLAGLFVSRNNFKHEVPVFLIIIGVAFGTLLRFIDHFSAGLVWFGEYAPDGVPVVTYSAVYNASYLVPEMLITIFVVILISKYRPQFFYDGRSVHSAA, from the coding sequence ATGCAGAATAATCGTTTGCTGATTATGTTAGAAATTGCTTTTATGGCAGGACTGTCAATTATTTTAAGCTATATTGAATTTAGTGCTCCATGGGCGATGGGAGGATCCATTTCACTAGTTATGGTCCCCATATTTATTATTGCTTTTCGCCGAGGATGGAAAGCAGGGATGATGACCGGTTTTTTAACTGGAATCCTTCAAATTCTTTTCGGCGCCATCATTGTCCATCCTATACAATTTATACTCGAATATCCGATTGCTTATGCCGTTCTTGGGCTGGCTGGTTTATTTGTCAGCAGAAATAACTTTAAACATGAAGTGCCCGTTTTCCTGATCATTATTGGGGTTGCTTTTGGTACGCTTCTTCGTTTTATCGACCATTTCAGTGCAGGGTTAGTATGGTTTGGTGAATATGCTCCAGACGGTGTACCGGTTGTAACGTATTCAGCAGTATATAATGCTTCTTATCTCGTTCCTGAAATGCTTATAACCATCTTTGTCGTTATCCTTATTTCAAAATATAGGCCTCAGTTTTTCTATGATGGGCGCAGCGTCCATTCTGCTGCTTAA
- the nirB gene encoding nitrite reductase large subunit NirB — MTKEKLVLIGNGMAGIRTIEEILKRDPDRFEITVFGKESHPNYNRIALSSVLQGDSSVEDIILNDYDWYENNGIKLYTGDPVVKVDKRRKKIHSKNGIVCEYDHLIFATGSNPFMLPLPGADKEGVIAFRDIKDCETMIETSKHYKKAAVIGGGLLGLEAARGLLNLNMETEVIHIFDYLMERQLDAPASDMLRRDLEEQGMRFHMSKQTEMIKGKDRVEGLKFKDGSFLEADLVVMAVGIKPNIELASDTGLKTERAIVVNDYMETSAKDIYAVGECAEHNGIAYGLVAPLYEQGKVLADHLCSKETEGYHGSLMYTKLKVSGVDLFSAGQFQDEEDTRAIRVHDEFEGIYKKVVVKDNKVVGSVLYGDTSDSPRLLDMMKKGQDISDMNKAVILPSEDENSSGESPVISMEDDEQICDCNGVCKGEIVEAINNDGLSTVADVTKHTNAGRSCGGCKPLVSDLLSATLGDEAVSNQKEPMCGCTDLSHDEVSEAIKEKQLSFTREVMNVLGWESEEGCSKCRPAINYYLGLNKPEEYEDDHTSRFINERVHANIQNDGTYSVVPRMYGGVTDPDQLRKIADTADKYEVPMLKVTGGQRIDMLGVNKEDLPSIWKDLGMNSGYAYAKSIRTVKTCVGEDFCRFGTQDSIGMGIQIEKKFERLNTPHKVKMAVSACPRNCAESGIKDIGIVGVEGAWEMYVGGNGGVDLRGGDLFCKIETGEELLDTMSAFLQYYREDARYLERTSHWVERVGLDHIRSVILEDEEKRKQLIENMERALRARPKDPWAEVTENEAKQKELYEKKQLEVIQ, encoded by the coding sequence ATGACCAAAGAAAAATTAGTTTTAATAGGAAACGGTATGGCTGGTATACGAACTATAGAGGAAATTTTAAAAAGAGATCCTGATCGGTTTGAAATTACTGTATTTGGAAAAGAATCTCATCCTAACTACAACAGAATCGCCCTGTCATCCGTTCTTCAAGGTGACAGCAGCGTAGAAGATATTATATTAAATGATTATGATTGGTATGAAAATAACGGTATTAAATTATACACTGGCGATCCGGTTGTAAAAGTAGATAAACGAAGAAAAAAGATTCATAGCAAAAACGGAATCGTATGTGAGTATGATCATTTGATTTTTGCGACGGGCTCTAATCCATTTATGCTCCCATTACCTGGTGCGGATAAAGAGGGAGTTATAGCCTTCCGCGATATTAAAGACTGTGAAACAATGATAGAAACTTCCAAGCATTATAAAAAGGCAGCAGTAATAGGTGGCGGTCTTTTAGGTCTGGAAGCAGCTAGAGGGTTATTAAACTTAAATATGGAAACAGAAGTCATTCACATTTTTGATTATTTAATGGAGCGTCAGTTAGATGCACCGGCTTCTGATATGCTGCGCCGGGATCTTGAAGAGCAAGGCATGCGCTTCCATATGAGTAAGCAAACAGAAATGATAAAAGGTAAAGACAGAGTAGAAGGCTTAAAGTTTAAAGATGGTTCTTTCCTAGAAGCAGACCTGGTTGTTATGGCTGTTGGAATTAAGCCAAATATAGAGTTAGCTAGTGATACGGGTCTTAAAACAGAGCGGGCCATTGTTGTCAATGATTATATGGAAACAAGCGCAAAAGATATTTATGCTGTTGGAGAATGTGCGGAGCATAACGGTATCGCTTACGGTTTAGTAGCACCGTTATATGAACAAGGAAAAGTATTGGCTGATCACTTATGCAGCAAAGAGACTGAAGGTTATCATGGATCTTTAATGTATACTAAGCTGAAAGTTTCCGGAGTTGACCTTTTCTCAGCCGGCCAGTTTCAAGATGAAGAAGATACTCGTGCCATAAGGGTACATGATGAGTTTGAAGGGATTTATAAAAAAGTAGTTGTGAAAGACAATAAAGTAGTTGGATCTGTTCTATATGGCGATACTTCCGACTCTCCGCGCCTGCTTGACATGATGAAAAAAGGGCAGGATATTTCGGATATGAACAAAGCGGTTATTCTGCCTTCTGAGGATGAGAATAGTTCAGGAGAAAGTCCAGTGATTTCTATGGAAGATGATGAACAGATTTGTGATTGTAATGGTGTTTGTAAAGGAGAAATTGTAGAAGCAATTAACAACGATGGACTTTCTACTGTTGCCGACGTGACAAAGCACACAAATGCAGGTCGTTCATGTGGCGGATGTAAACCGCTTGTTTCTGATTTATTATCCGCAACCCTTGGCGATGAAGCAGTAAGCAATCAAAAGGAGCCTATGTGTGGTTGCACAGACCTCTCTCATGATGAAGTATCAGAAGCTATTAAGGAAAAGCAATTATCTTTCACTAGAGAAGTAATGAATGTGCTTGGCTGGGAATCAGAAGAGGGCTGCTCTAAATGCCGGCCAGCTATCAACTATTATCTTGGGCTTAATAAGCCGGAAGAGTATGAAGATGATCATACGTCCCGCTTTATAAACGAAAGAGTACATGCAAACATTCAAAATGATGGTACCTATTCGGTTGTCCCTCGTATGTACGGCGGGGTGACTGATCCTGATCAACTTCGTAAAATCGCGGACACTGCTGATAAATATGAAGTGCCGATGCTGAAAGTGACAGGCGGACAACGTATCGATATGCTTGGTGTAAATAAAGAAGATTTACCTTCAATTTGGAAAGATCTTGGTATGAATTCAGGCTATGCGTATGCAAAATCAATCAGAACCGTAAAAACATGTGTTGGGGAAGACTTCTGCCGCTTTGGGACCCAGGATTCTATCGGAATGGGTATTCAAATTGAAAAGAAGTTTGAACGCTTGAATACGCCTCATAAAGTGAAAATGGCAGTATCAGCCTGTCCGAGAAATTGTGCTGAATCTGGAATCAAAGATATTGGTATTGTCGGTGTCGAAGGAGCTTGGGAAATGTATGTTGGCGGTAATGGCGGTGTTGATTTAAGAGGTGGAGACTTATTCTGCAAAATCGAAACTGGAGAAGAGTTGTTGGACACTATGAGCGCCTTTTTACAATATTACCGTGAGGATGCACGCTATCTTGAAAGAACTTCGCATTGGGTAGAACGTGTGGGACTTGACCATATTCGATCTGTAATATTAGAGGACGAAGAAAAACGCAAACAGCTCATTGAAAATATGGAAAGAGCTCTGCGTGCGCGTCCAAAAGATCCATGGGCGGAAGTGACCGAAAACGAAGCGAAGCAAAAAGAATTGTATGAGAAAAAACAATTGGAAGTTATTCAATAA
- a CDS encoding transporter associated domain-containing protein: protein MLDGKVLIEEVNELLGIDLEDGPIDTIGGLILFEKPEVQEGENISFGNWKFAPIEMEGQQIRMIEAIKKKRLDCPLHNTFNFSFALLQDTHFT from the coding sequence ATGCTTGATGGAAAAGTACTTATTGAAGAAGTAAATGAATTATTAGGAATTGACCTTGAGGATGGACCTATAGACACTATTGGAGGCCTTATACTTTTTGAAAAGCCAGAAGTTCAAGAAGGGGAAAACATTTCATTTGGAAACTGGAAGTTTGCCCCAATAGAGATGGAAGGTCAGCAAATTAGAATGATTGAAGCTATAAAAAAGAAGAGGCTGGATTGCCCTCTGCATAACACTTTCAACTTTTCATTTGCTCTTCTTCAGGATACTCATTTCACCTAA
- a CDS encoding cory-CC-star protein, with amino-acid sequence MADKKMSLKKLMEFYDEVLRLPHRAEIKREIRDEDDLFLLLCFSELLGLPNPVSYYTLELYPEMVERFHEWHLRMGMDKSPLNGIRCC; translated from the coding sequence ATGGCCGATAAGAAGATGAGCTTAAAGAAGCTGATGGAATTTTATGATGAAGTGCTGCGGCTCCCCCATCGTGCCGAAATCAAACGTGAAATACGGGATGAAGACGATCTTTTTTTACTGTTATGCTTTTCAGAATTACTCGGCCTGCCGAATCCAGTTTCTTACTATACATTGGAATTATATCCAGAAATGGTGGAAAGGTTTCACGAATGGCACCTGCGAATGGGAATGGATAAATCTCCGCTAAACGGTATACGCTGCTGCTAA
- a CDS encoding ArsA family ATPase, whose translation MEKLLNYEILFFGGKGGVGKSTSSSAFALTAAEKGKRTLLVSTDPAHNLSDLFDTDIGDKRKQLTENLWGMEISSEKESKRYINQVKDNLKGLVKSHMAEEVNRQIDMAAVSPGAEEAALFDKLVQIVLEEKEHFDIIVFDTAPTGHTVRLLSLPEMMEAWIEGMLKRRQSINENYSQWLNDGEPVDDPIYRVLMNRKDRFSEARKVLINNKRTAYIYVLIPEKLPVAETKRALQMLEQAKLKVDTLIVNKCLPEHAGDSMFIEKRKKQERSYIQQIKEEFPNQKKIFLPLLEEDITSRKALGDIKEEYLFPSLRV comes from the coding sequence ATGGAGAAACTGTTGAATTATGAGATTTTGTTTTTTGGTGGAAAGGGGGGTGTAGGAAAATCGACTTCTTCTTCTGCTTTTGCTCTCACTGCTGCAGAAAAAGGGAAGCGAACCTTGCTCGTATCAACCGATCCTGCTCATAACCTAAGTGATTTGTTCGATACAGACATTGGCGATAAAAGAAAACAGCTCACCGAAAATCTGTGGGGCATGGAAATTAGCTCCGAGAAAGAATCCAAGCGCTACATTAATCAAGTGAAAGACAATTTAAAAGGGCTTGTGAAGTCCCACATGGCTGAAGAAGTCAATAGACAGATTGATATGGCTGCTGTGTCTCCTGGTGCAGAAGAAGCGGCATTGTTTGACAAGCTGGTTCAGATAGTGTTAGAAGAAAAAGAACATTTTGATATCATAGTATTTGACACAGCACCTACTGGTCATACGGTGCGGCTATTGTCCCTGCCTGAAATGATGGAAGCATGGATAGAAGGGATGCTGAAGAGAAGACAGTCGATTAATGAAAATTATTCACAATGGTTAAATGACGGAGAACCAGTGGATGATCCGATTTACAGAGTGCTTATGAATAGAAAAGATAGGTTTTCCGAGGCGCGAAAAGTGTTGATTAATAACAAACGAACTGCATACATATACGTGCTGATACCGGAAAAGCTCCCAGTTGCAGAAACGAAGCGAGCTTTACAGATGCTAGAACAGGCCAAGTTAAAGGTGGATACATTAATTGTAAATAAATGTTTACCAGAACATGCTGGAGACAGTATGTTTATTGAGAAACGAAAAAAACAAGAACGCTCTTATATTCAACAGATTAAAGAAGAGTTTCCTAACCAGAAAAAAATATTTTTGCCTTTGCTAGAAGAAGATATTACATCTAGGAAGGCTCTTGGAGATATAAAGGAAGAATATCTTTTTCCTTCATTACGAGTTTAA
- the nirD gene encoding nitrite reductase small subunit NirD: MQSTKDEKQVMICRIDDLVEGVPKEVIVNGESIAVFKTNKGKVNALKNSCPHKEGPLSQGIVSGDHVFCPLHDWKISVETGLVEAPDEGCVKKFQTEVKNEEIYLVL, from the coding sequence ATGCAATCTACCAAAGATGAGAAGCAAGTGATGATTTGTCGTATCGATGATTTAGTAGAAGGTGTTCCAAAAGAAGTCATCGTTAATGGTGAATCGATTGCTGTATTCAAAACAAATAAAGGTAAGGTTAACGCATTGAAAAACAGCTGTCCCCATAAAGAGGGTCCTCTCTCTCAAGGGATAGTTAGTGGTGATCACGTGTTTTGTCCGCTTCACGATTGGAAAATAAGCGTAGAAACAGGTTTGGTGGAAGCACCTGATGAAGGCTGCGTGAAAAAATTCCAAACAGAAGTGAAAAACGAAGAAATCTATCTCGTTTTATAA